From the genome of Streptomyces ficellus:
AGGAAGTACGCGAGGAGGGAGCCGATGAAGCCGATCGCCTTCAGGCTGCGCAGCGCGTCCTCGCGGGCCGGGTCGGCGGGCCGGCGGGTGAAGCCCTGCCACGTCCGGCCGAAGGCGATGGAGGTGCACACGGCGAACATGACGACGAGCAGGCCGTTGACGAAGCCGCCGACGTCGGCGACGGCCAGGCCCTCGTAGGCGAACCGGAGGACGAACGCGCCCGCCACGGCCGCGGCGAGCGAGCCGGCGGCGACCCCGGCGCGCCGCAGCCCGTATCCGCCGTCGTGGCCGACCCAGGTCGTGCCGAAGAAGCGGATGGGCTCGGGCTGCGGCCCGGCCGGGGTGCTGGTGGTGCTGTCGGTACTGCTGGTGTGGTCGCTCACGGGGTCGATTATCCCCGGGCGGCCCCCTTCGCCGGTGGTGCCGGCCGTCAGGAGCAGCGAACGGCGACGTAGCCGTCGCTGCCCGTGTTCACGTAGGCGTCGGCGACCCACTGGCCGTTGCCGATGTTGTCCCAGAGGTTGGAGGTGCCGTACGGGCCGACGACCCTCGTGCCCGGCTTCTGGCAGTTGATCGGGACGCGTACGCCTTCGGGCAGGACCTTGACCAGGCCATACCCGGTGCCCGGGCCGCTGCGGACGTTGAGCCGGCAGCCGGGCGCCACCGGGTAGCGCGGCACGGCGAACGCCTCCGCCCCGGCCGCTTCCGCCCCCGCGCTCTCCGTGTTCGCCATGTTCTCCGTGGTGTTCTCGGTGGCCATACGGCCCTCCCCCGTCCGGGCGCGTACCCCGTGCACGCGCGCCGCGCGCAGGCTAACAAGCCCCAATGGCCTCGCACGCATCATCGACTAGGCTCCGTGCGTCGCGCTGGACGCGGGACGCGCGCGGACGAACACACACGGGGGTGGCGATGCCGCCGTTGCGCAGGACCGGACCGGTTCCGGAGCACCAGGGCGCCGCGGACGCTCCGGAAGCGGAGCATCCGCAATACGCCGGGCGGTACCGGCTGGAGGAGTGCCTGGGGTCGGGCGGCATGGGGGTCGTCCACCTGGCGAGGTCCGGTTCGGGGCTGCGCCTCGCGGTCAAGGTGGTCCATGCCGAGCACGCCGCGGATCCCGAGTTCAGGGCACGTTTCCGGCAGGAGGTCGCGGCCGCCCGGCGGGTCAGCGGGGCGTTCACCGCACCCGTCGTGGACGCGGACCCGGACGCCGCCCGGCCCTGGATGGCCACCCTGTTCATCGACGGGCCCACCCTCTCGGAGCGGGTGAAGCGGAACGGGCCGCTGGGCGCCGCGGAACTGCGCGGTGCCGGTGCCGGACTCGCCGAGGCGCTGCGCGACATCCACCGGGCCGGCGTGGTGCACCGCGACCTGAAGCCCAGCAACGTCCTGCTGGCCGCGGACGGGCCGAAGGTCATCGACTTCGGGATTTCGCGGCCGGCCGACAGTGACCTGCGTACGGAGACGGGGAAGCTGATCGGTACGCCGCCGTTCATGGCGCCCGAGCAGTTCCAGCGCCCGCGCGAGGTGGGACCGGCGGCCGACGTCTTCGCGATGGGCGCCGTACTGGTCCACGCGGCGACCGGGCGCGGGCCGTTCGACTCCCATTCCCCGTACGTCGTCGCCTACCAGGTCGTCCACAACGAGCCCGACCTGGCCGGCGTCCCGGAGCACCTGGTCCCGCTGCTGAGGCGCTGCCTGGCGAAGGACCCCGCGGAGCGGCCCACGGCGGACGAGGTGCTGGGCGAGCTGCGCGCCGGTGAACCCAGCGCCGCGGTTGGGCCGGGCGCCGTGGTTGGGCCGGGTGCCCCGGTCGGGCCGGGTGCCGCGGTCGCGGGCGGCACC
Proteins encoded in this window:
- a CDS encoding peptidase, with amino-acid sequence MATENTTENMANTESAGAEAAGAEAFAVPRYPVAPGCRLNVRSGPGTGYGLVKVLPEGVRVPINCQKPGTRVVGPYGTSNLWDNIGNGQWVADAYVNTGSDGYVAVRCS